TACCGCGGCGTGTACTGCGCGACGGCGCCCGACGACCCGTGCGCGCGCACCGTGGCGTCCGTGGACCTCAACCACGGTGACCTTGCCGGCACGTTGCCTGAGGAGCTCGGGCTCCTCTCGgacctcgccgtcttccaccTCAACTCCAACCGCTTCTGCGGCGCGCTGCCGGACTCCCTCCGctccctccacctcctccacgAGATCGACGTCAGCAACAACCAGCTCTCCGGCACCTTCCCCTCCcagctcctctgcctccccaACGTCCAGTACGTCGACATCAGGTACGCACGTCCCAGACTCATTCCCAGTGCACACTTGTACCAGTACCTGCACTGCAGAAAGTCACAGAGGTTTTATGAGAGTCATTAACACTGACTGTCGGTCTGTGTGTGGTGTCTGTGTCTTGTGAAGGTTTAACAACTTCTGTGGCGAGGTGCCCAAGGCGGTCTTCGAGAAGAAGATTGACGCTCTGTTCATCAACAACAACCACTTCGAGTTCACGCTGCCTGAGAACTTCAGCAACTCGACAGCATCGGTGATTGTGCTAGCGAACCTACCGCGATTAGGTGGATGCCTGCCGAGCAGCATCGGCGACATGGCCGGGACGCTCAATGAGCTGGTGCTTCTCAACAGCGGCATCTCTTCATGCATCCCACCGGAGATTGGCAAGCTGGACAAGCTTACAGtgctcgacctcagcttcaaCAGCATCGCCGGCAAGCTGCCAGACACCATCGGCAATATGCGGGCACTCGAGCAGCTCAACATCGCGCATAACATGCTCGCCGGTGATATCCCTGAGAGCATATGCGCTCTGCCTCACCTCAAGAACTTCACCTACTCGCACAACTACTTCTGTGGCGAACCACACCGGTGCCTACAGGTGCCACGCATCGATGATCGGCAGAACTGCATCGCCGGACGCCCCGACCAGCGGTCTGGAGAGCAGTGCATCGAGTTCATGCACCGGCCGCCGGTGCACTGCGACGCACATGGGTGTTTTGCGGCAccatcaccgccgccaccagcgtATGCACCTCCACCACCGGTATACTGATCTGTGGTAAACAGTAACACTGAAATTTGTAGCTATTTTCTGCCTTGTGCTGtgagaaagggaaaaaaccCATACATATGGTATATTGCTGTAATATTTCTTTTTCGGAGACAAAGTAATAATGAATTCATAGATTTGTGTCATAGATTTTTCGCTATTTGTTTCTTGCTTCatttaacaaaaaattgtTCTAGCGTTCTATTTTCTTGACAGTAATTGTTCTAAAATTCTATATTACGTATTCAAGCATATGAAAATAATGTGCCTTTAGCAGTGCAACTTATGCAAACATTTACTGTAGTTATTAATTGGATCTGGGATGCAGTTAGAAGAGGGACCATGCTCAGAATTCAGTTCAGAATTAAGGGTTAGGACCACTGCTAAAGTGGGAGAAAAGAAGAATGGGAGAGGTCGCTGTTTTGCTCTCTAAAAGTTGAACATTTGAATTAGTTAAGTTAAAAATATATCTTGAGAAACTAATATAAGCTTAACATATGAATTCTGAGTACTTGCAGAAAGTAAGCAAAAATATCATGCCATTTTGCAATTCGGTCAACCGTTGCCAAAAAGCTCCATTTGAAACGAATATATATATCCTAGTCAAGAAAAGAAGCTAGAAAAACAGAGGGTAGAGGAAGTAATGGAAAACACAGACAATAAAGTAAGCAAGATTCTAAGCTAAGGTACACCAAATTCTGAACAGTAATGGCATAAACACATTTGATAAGGATTGGTCAAAGAGGAATTAATAAAAAGCAAGTACCGCTCATGGATTCCAGCTGCAAAGAGGGGTTTGTTTTACTCATGTGTTGATCAACTCAAAGGCAAGAACCTTCTTCTACCTCTCGTCTTGGCTGGCTCCAGGCAGGAAATGCTTTATGGTCTCACCTTGCCCATATAACTTTTGCACCTTGTCCTTGTCACACATCAACCCACTAAGATTAGATAACTGAAAGATCACAATGTACTTTTTTAAACATATCCAGTATAACACAGCACGTCAACAAATTTCCATAGATGGACAACAACGACAGCAATTGTATGGTAGCAATAACACATATGGTAAAGACTGAAGAATACGACTACAAGCATTTGAAAGAAAACTTGTGAACTAAGTGGTCCCACGGCATGGCATGGATGAACTTTTCGTCATTGATCGGTTGAGTAAATGACAAGCTGGCATATGTTAACTAGGCAGATATTGGACCCATCTGCAGACAATGGAAGAGGAAAACCAAACTGTGTTTGTTCGAGAGAGGGAAAAAATTGTGCCGTGTTAGAACAAGTAAAACCTGCTATTTGCTTGACATATAAAGCTGATGGCATTCTTGCCGTGTTGAAGTAACCAGTCACACATGTAGAGACAAAGTTATATGATAATCAAATCCCCCAAGATAGCAGATAACCTAGTTCATCGTTATGTTCATATGGCAAGGTCTGTTTATCAAGTTGAATGAAGTACAGTAACCTAACATATATCACCATGTACTAAGGATGACTGGTTTAGCAAGTATTCATTTCAGTCATCTAAACGATGTGGTTTGCTAACCTATTTACAACATAACATAGTGATGATGAAAACAAAACTGATACACTATACTGTGTTGGTAGCAGGAACATGGGTCTGAAGTCTAAACTCCGGTGTGACTATTCTTAGACACATACTGGTTAGCTGTACACCGAATTTATTAGGATGGCACAtgcaagaaagagagagataaCCAACCTGAACCTTAAAGCCAGAGTATTTGATGAAGCATTTACAAAGCATTCTTGCAGATCTACTGTGGTATCAGTGAAATTCAAATGAACACAAAATCACAACATTGGCTGATTTGCAAGATACATACAAACATAATGAAGTCAAACTTATAAAACCACTATAGAATGTCAGTGTGATAGTGACACTCACAAATACACCAGTGACCAGTGGAATACAGGCTGTGCGCCAGTTTCATAATCACCTGCAAGATACAGAGGTCAGAGGGACTGAATCAAAGACATGAATACCAACTTACAAAGCAAATGTTGCTTATAAAATCTGGTAAAAAGTTCGAGCATTGtatagaaataaaaatatgaaatACGGTCCATTGGTCCTATCAACAAGTATTCAAAACTTAATTGTCGACATTTGCAATCAGAGTTTTGCAACACTCTAAGCTGCAGGTTACAATGAAGCAGTACAGTCTGTTTCGCTATCTTTCATACCAAATTACCGAAGGTACTATTGACCAGACACATTTATATGTGTTTTCATGTCACCGCCTTCTGTAAGATTGGATAGAGCGAGTCCACGTGACTTTATATTGTTTTTGTCATGCTGACGACCTTCCAGGAGGCAGAGTTATGTACCAAAACATCTGTTTCCATTCCTCGGAAATATATTATCATTACGACTACTTCTGTTAACTG
This is a stretch of genomic DNA from Brachypodium distachyon strain Bd21 chromosome 1, Brachypodium_distachyon_v3.0, whole genome shotgun sequence. It encodes these proteins:
- the LOC100839937 gene encoding leucine-rich repeat extensin-like protein 6, whose product is MTTMSSAAALLVLVVVFVASPLLVSSQLAPTMAPTMAPSMAPTAAQTATNNSRLEKAYVALQALKRAITDDPKKLTENWCGPDVCSYRGVYCATAPDDPCARTVASVDLNHGDLAGTLPEELGLLSDLAVFHLNSNRFCGALPDSLRSLHLLHEIDVSNNQLSGTFPSQLLCLPNVQYVDIRFNNFCGEVPKAVFEKKIDALFINNNHFEFTLPENFSNSTASVIVLANLPRLGGCLPSSIGDMAGTLNELVLLNSGISSCIPPEIGKLDKLTVLDLSFNSIAGKLPDTIGNMRALEQLNIAHNMLAGDIPESICALPHLKNFTYSHNYFCGEPHRCLQVPRIDDRQNCIAGRPDQRSGEQCIEFMHRPPVHCDAHGCFAAPSPPPPAYAPPPPVY